The following is a genomic window from Brachionichthys hirsutus isolate HB-005 chromosome 15, CSIRO-AGI_Bhir_v1, whole genome shotgun sequence.
TTATCTCTGGAGCCATGGTGGTGAAGCTTTACACTCGGAGGGCAACAGCAACATTATCGGAAGCTATAAAGCTCATGTTTCAGTAAACATTACGATATGAAGCCTGTTTGTAATGAACTATGTTTCATGTTAGGGTGCAGGAACGACGAGGCTGaccacagaaaacagaaacctCCTCAGGTGTCTGTAGATGGGGAGGTGGATCATCTCCTGGACTGGGTTGAAGTCGGGATCGTTGAGGTTCCTCAGGAACCACAGAACACCGGGCCGCAGCACCTGTAGCCAAACAAACGTGCGAAGCCTCAAGCATTTTAGAGCCAAAACACAGCGCAGGACGGTGGCTGGTCGAGGGCGAGGCGCTTCGCTAGACCTCTCTTAAAAGAAGGATGAAGGAGGCGAAGTAGAAGACGTAAACCATGCCGACCAGCCAGTGGAGGAACATGGTGGTACCCGGGGCAGACTCAAAACTCTGCTGCCGTTCCTTCAGAGTCGCAGCGAACATCTCCTACAATGAAAACACGCAGAACTTGTAATACTCAGACGTGTGTTGACCGTGAACTGGACCGCTGCGCTTAATGGTTGTTAACTCGTGAACACTCGGGGCATTACGTGATCAACAGGATCAATTTAGTTGAGCGTGCATGAGCGACTTACAAGCGAGCAAATGTCGAGCCACCAACCACAAATCAGTGGGAACAGGCctatctccatgacaaccagtAGCGACACCTGCAGCATATAAAACAGTGAATATTTTGACATTCCACAGAAGTTCTTCGTAATTTGCTCAGTTCCAGTTCAAACGTAACGCTTTTCCAGTTAAGAGTTTTTGATGACAATCCGATCATCCGTTACCTTGACAACAACGTAGCAGACACCCAGCAGTCGTCTAGACCAGCGGAAATTCAATAATGACGCCAGCGCCTGAGGAAGGAGCAGTCAAAGACGAACAAATCCTGCGACTGGCGAACTCAATGCTTTAAGCAAACAGAGGTTGAAGCAAATGACTTAAATATTGATAAACTACTTCCGTACTTTACAGGCCATTCATTGCAGCTCTAATACGATGGAGAGAAACTAAAGGCGGTCACTATCGGTGGCCTTCCTTCAAGGTTTAGCACTGAAAATGTACACGCTGGAGTTCCACCAAACACGAAACACCAACAACTCCAGAGACACATGCTTGCATGACTGTGATTAAGACTATAGGTCACATCTAGAAAGCAATCCGTGCTTTGGAGAGGATACATGGCAGAACATGAGAACTCCAGCCAGGAGGATATAGCCCAGCATGGTGGTGATGAGGCCGTCAAAGTGTGAGGCTTTCATCTGAAAACAGACGCATCACTATTTACTTCATGACAAACGGAAACGCGTCAGGGGTTCAGATGGGTTTCATGCTCTTACATAGTCTTCAAAGGCCAGTCCAACCACCGAGAAATGGCCGATGTGATACGGACAAAAGGCTGGGGAGAAATAGAATCAGGCGTTTAGTGCAGTGGGCAAAAAGCACACAGAGCCTGTCTCCTCTCAAATCTGTGAAAGATCACATGTTCACTGTGGAACTCATGCAGCGTGGATTTGTCTTACCAAAGACCAAGATGAAGAGTGTGTTGAGGGACACCACCCAGAACACATGCTCCTGCAGAAGAGAAACAGCAAGGGTTAGCCATTTAACCAAAGTTAGCCTCGACGTTTCctccaggaacagagaaagaaacacggcttcactccaggaacagagaaagaaacacggcTTTACTCCAGGAAGCAAGAAAGAAACACGGCTTCactccaggaacagagaaagaaacacagcttcactccaggaacagagaaagaaagacagcttcactccaggaacagagaaagaaagacagcttcactccaggaacagagaaagaaacacggcttcactccaggaacagagaaagaaacacggcTTTACTCCAGGAAGCAAGAAAGAAACACGGCTTCactccaggaacagagaaagaaacacagcttcactccaggaacagagaaagaaagacagcttcactccaggaacagagaaagaaagacagcttcactccaggaacagagaaagaaacacagcttcactccaggaacagagaaagaaacacggcttcactccaggaacagagaaagaaagacagcttcactccaggaacagagaaagaaacacagcttcactccaggaacagagaaagaaacacggcttcactccaggaacagagaaagaaacacggcttcactccaggaacagagaaagaaacacggcttcactccaggaacagagaaagaaacacggcTTCACTcccaggaacagagaaagaaacacggcttcactccaggaacagagaaagaaacacagcttcactccaggaagaaagaaagaaacacggcttcactccaggaacagagaaagaaacacggcgtcactccaggaacagagaaagaaacacggcttcactccaggaacagagaaagaaacacagctTTACtccaggaagaaagaaagaaacacggcTTCACTcccaggaacagagaaagaaacacggcttcactccaggaacagagaaagaaacacagcttcactccaggaacagagaaagaaacacggcTTCACTcccaggaacagagaaagaaacacggcttcactccaggaacagagaaagaaacacggcgtcactccaggaacagagaaagaaacacggcttcactccaggaagaaagaaagaaacacggcttcactccaggaacagagaaagaaacacagctTCACgccaggaacagagaaagaaacacagctTCACTCCAGGACAGACTTTGTGTCTGAAGTACGCAAAGCTTGTGACTTAAGAAGAAATTGTTTTCAGGCCAAATATAAATGATTTCAATTTTTTATTCCATACAAATATCTAAAGAAGCATTTTGGAGTTCAAATTTGTTGCCCATAGACACTTTTATGGGAAACACACGACTGAAATAGTCCTTTTAAAATCAGAGTGGAAAGAGAATTTGTGCACTTACCAAGAAAACTAGGGATCCATCGAGTCCCAGCATCTgggacagaaacacagacgACATCGTAAAGTTCCTTTAAGACGCAATAGAATAAACTAACACGGTCCCAGGAGTTTAACTACAACAACCACTAATAATCTACTGAAGCCTGACCCAATACAAAGAGCAGCTCAGGGAACAGCAAGAACTCAGAGTGTGGCATAATCCCACCGCgccaaaatgaacatttcctgTCAGAAAAAAGCGAAACGAAACTTGTCTAGCGGCTTCGTACACTTGATTTAACCTTTGTGTCCTCGCCGCGTCACAAAGCAGGAGACAGGCGAGACAGATTCCTACCCTCTCCCAGGTCaactcctctgctctcctctggtCCCACTCCAGAGCATTCCAGTTCAAATCCGCTGCAATGCACAGAAGTTCATGTGGATGCTAAATGATATCCAACGAGACTGAAAGTCTCAACTTTAAACTGGATCAAACATTTGCGCTGCAACACTCACGCCAATCGAGTTCTCCATTATttgcatcatcagcatcatcagcatcctcttcatcgtcttcccAATCAAGttcgtcctcttcttcctggTTGACAGCTCCATGTGGGTCGGCAGGCGCCAATCCGTCTGGATCGGGGCCCGCACGCTGCTGGGCTCCGGCGCCATCGGCAGCTGGACCCTGGAGAATCAACAAACAGCTGTTTGTCATCAGATCAACCTGCACGCTGTGGAATGAAGCTCTTAAACTAGACTAAGCGCTGAATTTAGCAATCACAAAACCGCCAGCTTTTGGAACTGCATGCCAAAGCTTCCCGACGTGGGCAGACCGCGTTAGCTTATCCCCTTGGAGTCAGATAAAAAGTCCAGAAGACCGTCTTTTGAATTGCATTTTTTACTAAATCAAAAGTGAATTTTGAAAAACAAGTAAGCAAAATTAGtataatttaaaataactgTAAGAATGAATACTTTAATTCTAAACCGTACAGGCTTAGCATTTCTCGTTCTCACCTCATCGACTGGCGCCGGAGCTGCAGGTGGCGGATTCTGCTCCAACCACTGGGGGGCACCGCCGTGGATCTGCTCTCTGAGCCAGATCAGGCTGATGAAGGTGCACAGCGTACACGCCACCACAAAGCAACCCTGAAGGCAGTCTGACAGCAGATTCTCTCTGCGAGGACAACATTAGATGCAATAGCAGTAGCAGATAGACCATAACAGACTGCAAACAGAGAGATGGTGAAAGCATTAGCAGGAGCTATTATTGGAATGCCACAATGTGACCAACGCAAGACCATCTTCATGGAACATCAGTCGActaaaacacacagaacacactgGTCTCCATACTGAGGAGACGAGCAGGACACTTACGCTGAGATCATATCGAACGGCAGCATAAGAAGAGAGCTCACAGAGCCAGTAAATAAACATCTGTAGACGCGACCTGGAAGAGAAGCGGCACAAAAGCAGGCGTAGAATCAGCATCGCCGATCTTCATCCAAACGCATCCTCAGAACATCCCTTTTAAAATCAGAATGTGTGAAATGTTGTGCAGGAACGAAGCCGCCGGAGGCTCATGAGAGCGGCGTACATGCTGAGAGCGGGACCACGCCGAGCCACGCGAAGGCCACCAGTGTGTAGTGGAACCAGTATCTGACGGCCGTCCCAATGCTGGCGATCAGGCCGGCAGAGATGTCCCGCACAGACAGGCGAGTTGGCATGTCTGGTGAgtagactggggggggggcaaagtgcATCACTTCGAGATAAAACGTTGATTCACTGAACTCGTGTAATAAAAGCAAATAACTTACCAGGTGCAAATGCAAACCTGTGCGTGCATAACTCGCAGTATTCCTTCCTGCTGTGTTTCAGCCACTGCAAAAGGCTGCAAAGTCACAAGGACAAGGATTGTCTTCTCATGTTGGACAGCAATTCATCAAAGAGATGaaaccacacaaacaaacacgcacgcgcAGACACGCGAGATTCATTCAGGAATACGatcgtttgattttttttttacgcaccAGTCCTGGTGGACAAACTTGATGCTGCCGGTGCACACGCACGGGTGGAAGAGGGGCCTGTCCGGACTCCCTTCCGACCGACACACCCGGCAGATGTCTGCTGCAGGGGTCGCGAACACAAGACAACAGGCCGTGGGATCAGAACCATCGTTAGCTGAGATAGAACGCATGGAGCATACATCCGCAAAACGCTACTGCGTAACGCGTAATGGTTTCATTCAACGTATTAAACGGGTCTTAAAACATACAGAGTGACTTTCATGCGAGATTATCTGTTCGGGTTTCCTCCCCGATAACCCAACTTTACTGGGTTAGCCTGCTAGCTCAGCGCTACGGGACTAACTTCAGGCTAGGTAGCATGCTAACGCTAATTAGCtagttgtgtttgtttatttctagTAAACACTTTAGTTTACAGAACGGACACCGCGATGTGAGAGGAACCGGTCCCGGGTCCAGCCCGGGTACTTCGGTTCTCCTCCACCGCTAGCTAGCTACCTTCTTCGGCGGGGTCCATCTCGACTTGCTGCTTCACAGCGCCCGGCTGAGAACCCGGGACGTTTATCCACGGGGAAACATTCCACGCTGCCGTTTAGCTCAAGCTCCCACCGCCTTCAACACCGCCCCCCGTTCCAAAACGGAAAACCAGCATGTTCACCCCGAGCTCGACACCAGCTGGCCCGGATAGAGAATGTTTACGCACAGGGTGACCGTGCCGCTTCCAGCCAGCAGGCGTCGCCCACGCGCAATTATCCGACTTTAAAACGCATAAACGAAGATCCCCAGTAAGAACCCAGTAAGAACCCAGTAAGAACGCAGTAAGAACCAAGTAATAACGCAGTAAGAACCCAGTAAGAACGCAGTAAGAACCCAGTAAGAACGCAGTAAGAACCCAGTAAGAACCCAGTAAGAACCCAGTAAGAACGCAGTAAGAACTCAGTAAGAACGCAGTAAGAACCCAGTAAGAACCCAGTAAGAACCCAGTAAGAACGCAGTAAGAACCCAGTAAGAACTCAGTAAGAACCCAGTAAGAACGCAGTAAGAACCCAGTAAGAACCCAGTAAGAACTCAGTAAGAACCAAGTAAGAATGCAGTAAGAATGCAGTAAGAAGCCAGTAAGAACCCAGTAAAAACCCAGTAAGAACCCAGTAAGAACCCAGTAAGAACCAAGTAAGAACCAAGTAAGAACCCAGTAAGAACCCAGTAAAAACCCAGTAAGAACGCAGTAAGAACCCAGTAAGAACCCAGTAAGAACCCAGTAAAAACCCAGTAAGAACGCAGTAAGAACCCAGTAAAAACCCAGTAAGAACGCAGTAAGAACCCAGTAAAAACCCAGTAAGAACGCAGTAAGAACCCAGTACACAGTGAGATACATACAGCGATGAATACTCGGATGATGTAAAAGCAATCAATgcagaaaaatgtttttaaattcttACTTTAACAAGATAATCGGGTCATTATTCGCTCACTCCATGCATCTCGCACTTTAAAAGTTTACCTTGTTTTTTCAACCCAGAATGCACTGCAGTCCAAACGTCTAAAGTTTTACAAATGCATTAGGATTGTTAAAACAGATATAAAAAAGCAGCAAACATTCAACTTTGAGACGCTAGAACGACACGCACGTATTTGGACATAAATACACACGTGAGTTCATAACGAAGGACATTCGATCGAGTGCCAATAATCCTGTGATGGATGGAAGAGATCTCAGCAGGAGTGTAACCATTAATCAGGTTTGATGCCTGTACCAAGTTTATTTCTCCTTCATTTGGACTATTAATGCATAAAAACACGACCTTTGTACATTCCCACACATTTCAgatccactggaggaggagacggcgtcCATTGCTTGGATTTCAGAATATTACAACAGAGAAAGATACGACTGTTTGTGAATCTGGCATTTCTTTACGCGCCGCTGATGGTCTCCTTTCCAAGCCTCGACTTAAACGTCTTGGCATCGTACATCCAAACAGTGTCAATGCCCTCCCcagc
Proteins encoded in this region:
- the LOC137904629 gene encoding E3 ubiquitin-protein ligase MARCHF6-like, yielding MDPAEEADICRVCRSEGSPDRPLFHPCVCTGSIKFVHQDCLLQWLKHSRKEYCELCTHRFAFAPVYSPDMPTRLSVRDISAGLIASIGTAVRYWFHYTLVAFAWLGVVPLSACRVYRCLFTGSVSSLLMLPFDMISAENLLSDCLQGCFVVACTLCTFISLIWLREQIHGGAPQWLEQNPPPAAPAPVDEGPAADGAGAQQRAGPDPDGLAPADPHGAVNQEEEDELDWEDDEEDADDADDANNGELDWPDLNWNALEWDQRRAEELTWERMLGLDGSLVFLEHVFWVVSLNTLFILVFAFCPYHIGHFSVVGLAFEDYMKASHFDGLITTMLGYILLAGVLMFCHALASLLNFRWSRRLLGVCYVVVKVSLLVVMEIGLFPLICGWWLDICSLEMFAATLKERQQSFESAPGTTMFLHWLVGMVYVFYFASFILLLREVLRPGVLWFLRNLNDPDFNPVQEMIHLPIYRHLRRFLFSVMVFGSIVLLMLWLPIRVIKALCPTFLPYNVTLYSDAPVSELSLELLFLQVVLPALLEQGQTRRWLKRVVHAWTFTIAYVLDLHSYLLGGFEEEDVLPVDPIGHHNNRVRGLWEGLHAAQHPFLRHGRPVGFPPYHRPLHFPLKIVLLLLFVCVTLFLASLICLTLPVGAGRWLMSFWLGSTMVHELYTAASGLYVCWLSVRAAAVLLSWMPQGCSAIMLKVHEWTLTMLKTAVVTVMLAGVIPLLLGLLFELVIVAPLRVPLDQTPLFYPWQDWALGVLHAKILAAVTLMGPQWWLKTVIEQVYANGIRNIDLQFIVRGLAAPVICILLLSLCVPYAVSAGVAPLLGVQQEIQMLVERRIYPFLLLAMILLAVLFFQIRHFKHLYEHMKKDKYLVGQRLVNYERRSGSGASSSP